From the Thermosynechococcus sp. genome, the window GTGTTTCTGTGCCCTTACATCTGTACAACACATTGTCTCGCCACCTTGAACCCTTTTCGCCCCTGCACCCAGAGCGGGTGACGATCTATGCCTGTGGTGTTACAGTCTATGACTATTGCCATTTAGGGCACGCCCGTTCCTATGTAGCTTGGGATGTGCTGCGCCGTTATCTCACGTTCTTGGGCTACACAGTGCACTATGTGCAGAATTTTACCGATATTGATGACAAAATTCTGCGCCGTGCCCATGAAAACGGTGAAACCATGGCGACGGTGAGCGATCGCTACATTGCCGCCTACCACGAGGACATGGCGGCTTTGAATATCCTGCCTGCCAGTGCTTATCCCCGCGCCACAGAGGTAATTCCAGAAATTATTAACCTCATCCAAGGGCTGCTGGATCGGGGCTATGCCTACGTGGCTGGGGGGGATGTTTACTATGCTGTGGCGCAATTTCCCAGCTATGGCAAGCTCTCGGGGCGCCACCTTGAGCAATTGATGGCCGGTGCCAGTGGTCGCATTGAGGAAGAGGAGGAGCAGCGCAAACGCCATCCCCTAGATTTTGCCCTCTGGAAGGCAGCAAAGCCAGAGGAAATGAGTGTTTATCAACCGTGGGAAGCCCCTTGGGGTAAAGGGCGCCCCGGCTGGCACATTGAATGCTCAGCAATGGTGCGACAGGCCTTTGGGGCAACGGTGGATATCCACTGCGGCGGTATGGATTTAATTTTCCCCCACCACGAGAACGAAATTGCCCAATCGGAGGCGGTGACACAACAGCCCCTGGCGCGATTTTGGCTCCACAACGGTTTTGTTACCGTTAACACCGAGAAAATGTCCAAGTCCTTGGGGAATTTCACAACTATTCGTGACCTGCTGGCTCAGGGGGTGGATCCCATGGCCTTGCGCCTATTGGTCCTGCAGGCTCAGTACCGCAAACCCTTGGACTTTACGCCAGAGGCACTGACCGCCGCTGCCAAGGGCTGGCAAACCCTAGGGGAAGCCCTGCGCGTGCATCAGCAGATTCCCCTGCCCCCTATAGATGCAGATGAGGTGAAAAGCCACCCCAGTACTCAAGCCTTTTGCCAGGCCATGGATGAGGACTTGAACACGGCAGCGGCTCTAGCAGTGATCTTTGAGCTGGCGAAAACCCTCAATCGTGAGCAACATCGCTATCTCCATGGCGGCGAGTGGGGGCGATCGCCCGCCGAAGTCAGCCGCGACTGGCACACTTTGGTGACCTTAGCTCAGGTCTTGGGCCTAGAGGCAAAGCAGGCAGCCCAGACGGCAGAACCTGTGGGTCTAAGCGATGCCGAAATTCAAGCCCTGATTGCCGCTCGCACCGCTGCCCGCCAAGCCAAGAACTACGCTGAGAGCGATCGCCTGCGGGATGTCCTTTTGGCTCAAGGGGTCAAACTCGTGGATCAAAAGGACGGCACCACCCATTGGTTTCGCGTGCCCTCAGCCCCCTAACGCTGGAGAACACCATGGACGATTCCCTTGCTGACTTGCGGCAGGAACTCTTGGCACTTCTTTGCCGCGATGCCTACCGTGCCGGAGAGTTTACCCTGTCCTCTGGCCAAAAAAGCCCCTACTACATTAACTGCAAGCCCGTTACCCTCTCGGCACGGGGCGCTTACCTGGTGGGGCGGCTCTTTCTGGAGCAGTTAGCCCCTGAGGCGGCGGCGGTGGCAGGTCTCACCCTTGGGGCAGATCCGTTGGTGGTGGCAGTGAGTGTGCTTTCCAATATGCAGGGACGGGATCGGGCAGCCCTGATTGTGCGCAAGGAAGCCAAAGGCCACGGCACGATGAGCTTTATTGAAGGTCCCCCCTTGCCCCAGGGGGCAGTGGTCACGGTGTTAGAGGATGTGATTACCACAGGGGGGTCGGCCCTCAAGGCTGTTGTGCGTCTCCAAGAGGCGGGCTATGTCGTGAATGAGGTCCTAGCGATTGTGGATCGCCAAGGGGGCGGCGCCGCTGCTTTTGCGGCTCAGGGGATCCCCCTGCGATCGCTCTTTCAAGTCAGTGACTTAGAAGCCTATCTCAATCGCCCTTAAATTCCCAAGCGCTGGTAAATTTCCTCCAAATGCCGCAGGTGGTGCTCTGGGTTAAAGCAGGCCTCTAATTCCTCAGGACTGAGATACCGCTGAATTTCAGGGTCTGCCTTTAGGTTGGCGGCAAAGTCCCCCTGGGGGTGATTCCAAGCGGCATGGGCATGTTTTTGCACAAGGGCATAGGCCGCTTCACGGCTGAGGCCTTTTTCCACCAAGGCCAAGAGCACCCGCTGACTAAAGATGACACCGCCATAGCAATTCATATTGCGACGCATATTCTCGGGATACACCTGCAGGGTTTGCACCAAGTCAGTCATTTCCACCAGCATAAAGTGGGCGAGAATGGAGCTGTCGGGCAAAATCACCCGTTCCACTGCACTGTGGGAAATATCCCGCTCATGCCAAAGGGCAACATTTTCCAGGGCAGCCAAGGCATTGCCCCGCAGCACTCGCGCCAGCCCCGTCAGCCGTTCAGAACGAATCGGATTGCGTTTGTGGGGCATAGCGGAGGAGCCTTTTTGACCCTTCGCGAAAAATTCCTCGACTTCCAGGACATCGGTGCGCTGAAGATTGCGAATTTCAACGGCAAAGCGCTCCAGACTGGCGCCTAGGAGGGCAAGGGTCTGCACATAATCTGCATGGCGATCGCGGGAAATGACCTGCGTTGAAGCGGTATCGGGTTGTAGTCCTAGTTTTTGGCAGGCGATCGCCTCTACGCGCGGATCGACATTGGCATAGGTGCCCACCGCCCCCGAGATTTTGCCCACCGCCACTGTGCGCTGCAATTGACACAGGCGATCGCGATGCCGCAGCAGTTCCGCCAACCAACCCGCCAGCTTAAACCCAAAGGTAATGGGCTCGGCGTGAATCCCATGACTGCGCCCCACCATCACCGTATAGCGATGTTCTTGGGCACGGTGGCGCACCGCCTGAATGAGATACTCCAACTGCTCTTGAATCAGCCTTAGACTGGCCACCAGTTGCAGGGCTAAACCGGTGTCGAGAACGTCGGAGCTAGTCAAGCCAAGGTGAATATAGCGCCCAGCATCGCCGACATGCTCGTTGACGTTGGTCAGGAAAGCAATGACATCGTGCTTCACCTCCGCTTCAATTGCCTGTACCCGTTCGGGGTCAAACTTGGCCTTGGCTTTGATCTCGGCAACGGCCGCCGCTGGAATATGCCCCAGTTCGGCTTGGGCTTCGCAGACCGCAATCTCCACATCGAGCCAAGTTTGGAATTTGTAGGCATCCGTCCAAAGGTTCCCCATTGGGGCCAGGGTATAGCGTTCGATCATGGGCGTGTGTTTATCTAGCGTGGTGCAAAAAACTGCAATGGCGAACGATCGCCTATTTACGTTCGGGATGGTACACAGCCTCCGCCTTGGCAAAGCCATTAAGGCGATAGATGAGTTGGTAAAGGCGGCTGTAATCCCGCTGGTTAAAGTGCAAAATCAATCGCGGTAGGTGGAGTGTGTGGGTCAAGGCAGGGCGGTTAATGGGTTGCTCGTCTTCCACTTCCCGAGGCAACGGTTCCGTCCGTTCAATCTGCCCCGACACGAGAATGTCTTGAAAATCCCGATTGAGTTCCGCTAAGGCAGCATCACTAATGTCTTGGTTTAACCGCAGCACCAAGCGATCGCCCACATAGCGGCTAGAGTGATAGACACGATAAAAGCCACTCAGATAGGCTAAGCCCTCCTCAACACTGGTGCAGATGCGGTAGAGTTCCTGATCTTCTCCGTTAATCAGCCCCTTGGCTGCCAGTTCTTCCCGAATAAACCAATCCCAGCGTTGCCAGTAGGTGCCCCCTGGAACGTCCATCAAGGCCAGGGGTTTAGGGGGGGCCTTACCCGTTTGGCACAGGGTCAAGCATTCAAAGGCTTCATCCTGGGTGCCAAAGCCACCGGGAAAGACGGCAATGGCATCGGTTTCCTTGAGCAAAAAGAGCTTGCGCGTAAAGAAGTACTTAAAGTGAATCAGGCGCGAATCCCCTTCAATGTAGGGATTGGCCCCCTGCTCAAAGGGCAGTTCAATGTTGAGACCAAAGGACTTATTGGGGCCTGCCCCTTTGTTACCAGCCTCCATGATGCCCCCCCCGGCACCGGTGATAATCATAAACCCCATCGCACTCGCGGCTTGGGCAAAGCGCACCGCCATTTCATAGACCGGCGCAGTGGCGGGGGTGCGGGCAGAGCCAAAGATCGAGATTTTGCGGGTATGGCGATAGGGGGCAAAGACCCGCAGGGCTTGGTGCATATCCCGCAGGCAGGAACGCAGAATTTTCCAATCTAGTCGTTCCAGTTCCTCATCGGCAATCTCCAGAAAAAGCTGCAGGGCTTGGTAAATCACGTCGCCGTGGGGCACCCTATCCAAGCGACTAATTAACTCATCGACGTCTTGCTGTAGGCTACTTAAAGCGACTCGCGAAAGGGTCATGGCACCCTAAAAACGTTAGCACCCTATTTTATCAGGTGGAGGGATCGCCTGTGGCAAGGGGTAGGCTGAGGGTAAAGGTGGTCATGCCTGCTGCGCTGTCGGCGCTAATTTCACCCTGCAATTGCTCTACGAGTTTTTGGGTGAGGGCGAGGCCTAAACCGGTTCCCCCCTGTTGCCACGGATCGGCATTGGGAATGCGATAGAACTTTTCAAAGATGCGCGGCAGTTCCTCACTGGGGATCTCTGAGGGATTACTCACCTGAATTTGCAGGCGATCGCCCCCGATGGGATCGAACCGGACAACAATCTGTGCGCCAGCAGGGCTATACTTACAGGCATTGTTGAGTAACTCTGCTAAGATGCGAGCTAAGGCATGGCGGTTGGAGAGGAGGGGGGGCAACGTGGCGGGGCGCAAGACCTCAAGGGATTGCTGCCGCTGTTGCATGCGGTTGCGAAAGGGTTCGAGCACCGAAGGCAGCCAACTGTCGAGATCAATCACCTCCTGTTGAATCTGGCTGCGCCCTGCCTCTAGGCGTTGCAGATCGAGTAAATCATTGATCAGTTCGGTTTCGCGGTTGCACTCATTGGCGAGAATCTCAAGGTAGCGTTTCTGGCGATCGTCGGTGGCAAAATGCTTCAGCATATGGATGGCCATTTTCATATTGGCCATGGGCGTACGCAACTCGTGGGAGACGGTACTCAAGAAATCATCCTTAATGGCATTCAGCCGCTCGAGCTCCTGCATTTTCTGTTCCAGTTCGGCGGTACGGGCGCGCACTTGTCGCTCCAAATCCGCATTGAGTTCTTGCACCTGTTGGTAAAGCTGTGCTTGGTGAATGGCGAGGGCACACTGATCGGCAATGGTTTTGAGGAGGCTTAAATCTTCCGGTGTCCAAGACTTGGGCAAGGTTTGTTGCCAAAGTGGGCGATCGCTCGCCAAAACTGACGTTGCCTCACTCGGTTCCCACTCACAATCTAGCAGCGTAATTTGCCCCAAGAGTTGGCCCAGGTAAACCAGCGGCGTGATCACCAAGGCATTGACATTTAAGGTTCTCAGATCCGTTTGCAGTGGCTCTGGCACCTCTGGACAATTAGCCGCCAAAACCACCTGTTCACCCCTCCTGAGGGTGGGCTCAAAGAGGGCGATCGCCCGTTGGTTGAGAGCAATCAAGGGGTTGGGCAAGCTGACCAATTGGGGACGGCTCGCATAGGTAGGGCTATGGGGGGCCGGGGTTTGGGTAATCAGGCAGAGGGTTGAGCCTAGGGCCTCTAGGAGTAAATCAGCGGTAATTTGCAGTACTTCTGCTGCCACCAAGGTGGTCCGCATGGCTTGAATGATGCGGTTAATGATGGCCTCCCGCCGCGCTTGGTTGCGCAGTTGTTCCTCGGCGCGTTTGCGATCGGTAACATCCATGACATAGCTGCGGATCAGCTCACTTTCATAGATGTAGTGGATCGATTGCTCGTAGATGCGGCCTTGGTACTCCACCTCCCGCACATGGACTTTTTCTTGGGTTTGCTTCATGTAACGCGCTAGTTCCGGCAGTCCCAATAGCAGGGGATGAGCTAACTTCTGTTGTTGCAAGTCCCGAAACTGCATCACTGCCGCTGGATTGAGATATGTCACCCTCCCCTCTAAATCCACCTCTAAAATCGGGTTGGGCGTCAGTTCTGGATAGGAGGCCAAGCGCACTAAGGCCGCTTCACTAAAATTCTCGATGTTGCCCTCACTGAGGGGAACGAGCGTTGCAAAGGGATTGGTGCTTTTGGAGAGAAATCCCAAGACATCGGTACTGCGGCAAAACTCCTGAAACTCGGTATCTGTCATGTTGGTCAGGGTCAGGTAGCGGGCCCGCACATCACCGCCAAACACAATCATGTCGCCCGTGCGCAAATCATGGGCCACAATCCGCTGGCCATTGACTAAAGTCCCATTCGTACTGCGCTTGCCCTGCAAATCGCCATCAATCAGGCGAAAAAGATAGCTATTGGTCTCAGGACTAGTCACTCGGAACAAAATCGCGTGCTGCCGTGAGACCATCTTGGAGTGGAGCACAATTGAGTTCGTCGGATCACGGCCAATGGAGTAGGTGGCCGCCTCTAGCAAAATGGGTCGCCGCCCCTCACTGTCTTCGAGGACTAGTAGGTGGCGGACTGCCTGCCGCTCATCGCTCACCGTTGCCTCCTGACCTAGGACGGCTGGGCATCCTGACGAAAGGACACGGGTGTGGCCGTTGCCTGCCAAGGGGGTTCTTTGACAGGTAGCGTGGTGTATTGACGCACCAAGGCACGGAACTCATCACCGTCAATGGTTTCCTTGTCAAGGAGCAGCTCCACCAGCTTGTCAATGGCCACCCGATGCTCGCGGATCAGTTTGCGAGCAATCTCGTAGCAGTGCATAACAATCGCACGCACTTGCCGGTCAATTTGCACGGCCACGGCTTCAGAATATTCAGCGCGGGGCATGAGATCTCGACCCAGAAAGACCTCGTTGCCTGTTGTTTCAAGGGCTAGGTGTCCCAAATCCGACATACCGTAACGGGTCACCATTTCCCGCGCCAGATTCGCTACTGCTCGCAAGTCGCTACTGGCACCCACGGTAACTTCAGCATCACCAAAGATTTCCACTTCAGCAGCGCGCCCTCCCAATAGAATTGTGATCTCATCGAGGAGCCAGGCGCGGGTATAGAGGCCACTATCTACCCGCTCTTCATCAAAGATCTGCTGGGCAAAGCCACCAACACCCCCAGAACGGGGGATAATCGTCACTTTATTGAGGGGATCGGCGTGTTTTAGCAGTGTCATCAACAACGCATGCCCCACTTCGTGGTAGGCAATCAGCCACTTTTTCTTACTGTCGAGGAGAGGGGTGAGCGTCATGCCAATGGTGACCCGGTCAATGGCATCGTCAATTTCGGCATTGGTAATGGCGGGTTTGCGGCGGCGCGCTGTGAGGATCGCAGCTTCATTGAGAAGGTTAGCCAGGGCGGCACCTGAAAAACCGGGGGTCCGGCGGGCGATCGCCTCTAGGGACACCTCAGGGGCAATTTTTTTGTTGCGCGCATGGACTTGGAGAATTTGGAGGCGTCCTTTGTAGCTGGGCAAATCAACGGTAATCTGGCGGTCAAAGCGGCCAGGGCGCAGTAGGGCAGCATCCAAAACATCGGGGCGGTTCGTTGCTGCAATGACAATAATGCCAGTATTGCCCTCAAAGCCATCCATTTCCGTTAGGAGTTGGTTGAGGGTTTGCTCGCGCTCATCATTGCCACCGCCAATTCCCGCACCCCGTTGGCGACCAACGGCATCAATTTCATCAATAAACACCAAACAGGGGGCGTTTTCCTTAGCCTTTCTGAAGAGATCGCGCACGCGGGAGGCGCCGACACCGACAAACATTTCCACAAATTCAGAGCCAGAAATGGAAAAGAAGGGTACCCCAGCTTCACCGGCGATCGCCTTGGCAAGGAGCGTTTTCCCAGTTCCCGGTGGCCCAATCAGCAGCACCCCCTTGGGAATACGGGCACCAATAGAGGTAAATTTCTCTGAATTCTTGAGAAAGGTGACGACTTCCTGCAGCTCTTCTTTGGCTTCTTCAATTCCTGCCACATCGCCAAAGGTCACCCCCGTTTGTGCCTCCATTTGAAAGCGGGCGCGGGATTTGCCAAAGTTGAGAATCTGCCCAGGGCCGCCAGGGGCATTACTGACCCGCTGCAAAATCATCAGGAATAAAATCAGCACAAAGAAGCCCAGCACCAAGTTGGAAACTAGACTGACAACGGCGCTCTCATTGCCTGAGGGCACCACCCGCACCGTCGTGTCATAGCGACTGCTCACTTGGCGCAGCAGTTCCACCAGTTCAGGATTGCGATCAAAGAGCCGTACCTCTTGGGGAGGCGATTGTTCTGGCTGATTCTTGCGGCGAAACTTGGCTAGTCCCTGTTCCTGATAGAGTTCAACGGAGCGAACTTCACCGGCCTTAAGGGCATTGAGGAATTGAGTGTAGGAAACGGTATTATTGTTGCTCGA encodes:
- the cysS gene encoding cysteine--tRNA ligase codes for the protein MPLHLYNTLSRHLEPFSPLHPERVTIYACGVTVYDYCHLGHARSYVAWDVLRRYLTFLGYTVHYVQNFTDIDDKILRRAHENGETMATVSDRYIAAYHEDMAALNILPASAYPRATEVIPEIINLIQGLLDRGYAYVAGGDVYYAVAQFPSYGKLSGRHLEQLMAGASGRIEEEEEQRKRHPLDFALWKAAKPEEMSVYQPWEAPWGKGRPGWHIECSAMVRQAFGATVDIHCGGMDLIFPHHENEIAQSEAVTQQPLARFWLHNGFVTVNTEKMSKSLGNFTTIRDLLAQGVDPMALRLLVLQAQYRKPLDFTPEALTAAAKGWQTLGEALRVHQQIPLPPIDADEVKSHPSTQAFCQAMDEDLNTAAALAVIFELAKTLNREQHRYLHGGEWGRSPAEVSRDWHTLVTLAQVLGLEAKQAAQTAEPVGLSDAEIQALIAARTAARQAKNYAESDRLRDVLLAQGVKLVDQKDGTTHWFRVPSAP
- the pyrE gene encoding orotate phosphoribosyltransferase is translated as MDDSLADLRQELLALLCRDAYRAGEFTLSSGQKSPYYINCKPVTLSARGAYLVGRLFLEQLAPEAAAVAGLTLGADPLVVAVSVLSNMQGRDRAALIVRKEAKGHGTMSFIEGPPLPQGAVVTVLEDVITTGGSALKAVVRLQEAGYVVNEVLAIVDRQGGGAAAFAAQGIPLRSLFQVSDLEAYLNRP
- the purB gene encoding adenylosuccinate lyase; the protein is MIERYTLAPMGNLWTDAYKFQTWLDVEIAVCEAQAELGHIPAAAVAEIKAKAKFDPERVQAIEAEVKHDVIAFLTNVNEHVGDAGRYIHLGLTSSDVLDTGLALQLVASLRLIQEQLEYLIQAVRHRAQEHRYTVMVGRSHGIHAEPITFGFKLAGWLAELLRHRDRLCQLQRTVAVGKISGAVGTYANVDPRVEAIACQKLGLQPDTASTQVISRDRHADYVQTLALLGASLERFAVEIRNLQRTDVLEVEEFFAKGQKGSSAMPHKRNPIRSERLTGLARVLRGNALAALENVALWHERDISHSAVERVILPDSSILAHFMLVEMTDLVQTLQVYPENMRRNMNCYGGVIFSQRVLLALVEKGLSREAAYALVQKHAHAAWNHPQGDFAANLKADPEIQRYLSPEELEACFNPEHHLRHLEEIYQRLGI
- a CDS encoding LOG family protein, which codes for MTLSRVALSSLQQDVDELISRLDRVPHGDVIYQALQLFLEIADEELERLDWKILRSCLRDMHQALRVFAPYRHTRKISIFGSARTPATAPVYEMAVRFAQAASAMGFMIITGAGGGIMEAGNKGAGPNKSFGLNIELPFEQGANPYIEGDSRLIHFKYFFTRKLFLLKETDAIAVFPGGFGTQDEAFECLTLCQTGKAPPKPLALMDVPGGTYWQRWDWFIREELAAKGLINGEDQELYRICTSVEEGLAYLSGFYRVYHSSRYVGDRLVLRLNQDISDAALAELNRDFQDILVSGQIERTEPLPREVEDEQPINRPALTHTLHLPRLILHFNQRDYSRLYQLIYRLNGFAKAEAVYHPERK
- a CDS encoding ATP-binding protein, which gives rise to MAGNGHTRVLSSGCPAVLGQEATVSDERQAVRHLLVLEDSEGRRPILLEAATYSIGRDPTNSIVLHSKMVSRQHAILFRVTSPETNSYLFRLIDGDLQGKRSTNGTLVNGQRIVAHDLRTGDMIVFGGDVRARYLTLTNMTDTEFQEFCRSTDVLGFLSKSTNPFATLVPLSEGNIENFSEAALVRLASYPELTPNPILEVDLEGRVTYLNPAAVMQFRDLQQQKLAHPLLLGLPELARYMKQTQEKVHVREVEYQGRIYEQSIHYIYESELIRSYVMDVTDRKRAEEQLRNQARREAIINRIIQAMRTTLVAAEVLQITADLLLEALGSTLCLITQTPAPHSPTYASRPQLVSLPNPLIALNQRAIALFEPTLRRGEQVVLAANCPEVPEPLQTDLRTLNVNALVITPLVYLGQLLGQITLLDCEWEPSEATSVLASDRPLWQQTLPKSWTPEDLSLLKTIADQCALAIHQAQLYQQVQELNADLERQVRARTAELEQKMQELERLNAIKDDFLSTVSHELRTPMANMKMAIHMLKHFATDDRQKRYLEILANECNRETELINDLLDLQRLEAGRSQIQQEVIDLDSWLPSVLEPFRNRMQQRQQSLEVLRPATLPPLLSNRHALARILAELLNNACKYSPAGAQIVVRFDPIGGDRLQIQVSNPSEIPSEELPRIFEKFYRIPNADPWQQGGTGLGLALTQKLVEQLQGEISADSAAGMTTFTLSLPLATGDPST
- the ftsH gene encoding ATP-dependent zinc metalloprotease FtsH: MKYAQRLCQRLSQLALVVGLSLAPTNIGLGQSSNNNTVSYTQFLNALKAGEVRSVELYQEQGLAKFRRKNQPEQSPPQEVRLFDRNPELVELLRQVSSRYDTTVRVVPSGNESAVVSLVSNLVLGFFVLILFLMILQRVSNAPGGPGQILNFGKSRARFQMEAQTGVTFGDVAGIEEAKEELQEVVTFLKNSEKFTSIGARIPKGVLLIGPPGTGKTLLAKAIAGEAGVPFFSISGSEFVEMFVGVGASRVRDLFRKAKENAPCLVFIDEIDAVGRQRGAGIGGGNDEREQTLNQLLTEMDGFEGNTGIIVIAATNRPDVLDAALLRPGRFDRQITVDLPSYKGRLQILQVHARNKKIAPEVSLEAIARRTPGFSGAALANLLNEAAILTARRRKPAITNAEIDDAIDRVTIGMTLTPLLDSKKKWLIAYHEVGHALLMTLLKHADPLNKVTIIPRSGGVGGFAQQIFDEERVDSGLYTRAWLLDEITILLGGRAAEVEIFGDAEVTVGASSDLRAVANLAREMVTRYGMSDLGHLALETTGNEVFLGRDLMPRAEYSEAVAVQIDRQVRAIVMHCYEIARKLIREHRVAIDKLVELLLDKETIDGDEFRALVRQYTTLPVKEPPWQATATPVSFRQDAQPS